In Aegilops tauschii subsp. strangulata cultivar AL8/78 chromosome 3, Aet v6.0, whole genome shotgun sequence, one genomic interval encodes:
- the LOC109764502 gene encoding putrescine hydroxycinnamoyltransferase 3 — MEVHVLSSKLVKPASTKLAAGAPEYIPLSVFDKVTYQMHMAMIFAFAAPAPAPTAAALEKGLAVALSEYRTLAGQLVRNRSEGPVVLLNDRGARVVEACVDADMVDVDVALPNPKPELLQLLPDLEEEAIKEVVVLQLTRFRCGSLAVGFARNHAVADGRATSNFLVAWGRATRGLTMGLPPMYKYNHLDLFQPRPSHCIHEFEFDHRNREYYLPPPPAPAPTATAGDKKVIVVHKAHFSKDWIAGLRDTTSQGRDRPFTRFETILAQLWRAMTRARGLSQDDISTVRISVDGRSRLGMPAEYASNLVLWAFPRARVSDLLGQPLSHAAQLIHDEVARVADPAYFRSFVDFATSGLVEQEGLAPSSEINMRDVLCPDLEVHSWLTFQFYDMDFGTGTPTYVMPSYIPAEGLIFLAPSYIGDGSIDAFVPVFQDNLEAFKQCLYSIDHHDKE, encoded by the coding sequence ATGGAGGTCCACGTCCTGAGCTCCAAGCTCGTCAAGCCCGCGTCCACCAAGCTGGCCGCCGGCGCCCCCGAGTACATCCCTCTCTCTGTCTTTGACAAGGTGACGTACCAAATGCATATGGCCATGATCTTTGCCTttgcggcgccggcgccggcgcccaCCGCGGCCGCTCTAGAGAAGGGCCTAGCTGTTGCCCTTTCGGAGTACCGCACCTTGGCGGGGCAGCTGGTCCGCAACCGCAGCGAGGGGCCGGTGGTGCTGCTCAATGACCGGGGTGCCCGTGTGGTGGAGGCGTGCGTGGACGCCGACATGGTGGATGTGGATGTGGCCCTGCCCAATCCCAAGCCGGAGCTGCTGCAGCTGCTTCCGGACCTCGAGGAGGAAGCTATCAAGGAGGTGGTGGTGCTGCAGCTCACGCGGTTCAGGTGCGGCTCCCTCGCGGTGGGGTTCGCCCGCAACCACGCCGTCGCCGACGGGCGCGCCACCAGCAACTTCCTCGTCGCGTGGGGACGTGCCACCAGGGGTCTCACTATGGGTCTCCCGCCCATGTACAAGTACAACCACCTCGACCTATTCCAGCCACGCCCCTCTCACTGCATCCACGAGTTCGAGTTCGACCACCGCAATCGCGAGTACTACCTTCCACcaccgccggcgccggcgcccaCAGCGACCGCCGGCGACAAGAAGGTGATCGTTGTACACAAGGCGCACTTCAGCAAGGACTGGATCGCCGGCCTTCGCGACACCACCTCACAAGGGCGGGACCGCCCGTTTACCCGATTCGAAACTATTCTCGCCCAGCTGTGGCGCGCCATGACACGGGCGCGGGGACTCTCACAGGACGACATCTCCACGGTGCGTATCTCAGTGGACGGCCGCAGCCGCCTCGGCATGCCAGCGGAGTATGCCAGCAACCTAGTCCTCTGGGCTTTCCCGCGCGCTAGGGTGTCCGACCTGCTGGGACAACCGCTGAGTCACGCCGCGCAGCTCATCCACGACGAGGTGGCTAGGGTGGCGGACCCGGCCTACTTCCGGTCGTTTGTGGACTTTGCCACCTCCGGCCTTGTCGAGCAGGAAGGACTTGCGCCGAGCTCCGAGATCAACATGAGGGACGTGCTGTGCCCCGACTTGGAGGTGCACAGCTGGCTCACCTTTCAGTTCTACGACATGGACTTCGGCACGGGCACCCCAACGTACGTCATGCCGTCCTACATCCCGGCGGAAGGGCTTATCTTCCTTGCGCCGTCCTACATCGGGGACGGCAGCATCGACGCCTTCGTGCCTGTCTTCCAAGACAACCTCGAGGCCTTCAAGCAGTGTCTCTACTCCATCGATCACCATGACAAAGAGTAG